Part of the Calditrichota bacterium genome is shown below.
CCCGTAACCGGAAATCTTCATCTTCTTTTCGCGATAGCTTTTCACCAGTCGGTCCGCTGCTTCCTGAAAGGAAAGAGTCTCTGTTTTGGCCGACTCTTCAACTTTGTGAAGAATCGTCATGCACTCTTCAATGGCCCCGCCATGCCATTTTGAAATGGCCAGAATGCCTCCGGCAAGCGCCGAGTTCAAGGGAGCACCTGTTGAGGCAATCGTAATGGCCGCCAGGGTAGAAGGCGGTGTGGCTCCGTGATCGATTGAGGAAACCAGCATGGCTTCCACGAGTTTGCCTACATTTTCGGGAGGCAATTCCCCCTTCAAGATCAGGTAAACCGCCTGTGGAAAGGAAATGCTCCCCATCAGTTCATCTACGGGGTATCCGCGAACACTGATCTTGTTCGGTTCAATTTTTGTAATTGCTGTTTTCCAGTGTAAATCGTCCATTTATGGTCTCCACGTTTCGTCCATTAGTGATTGAAATGATTGGTTCTACTGGCTTTTTTGTAGATTTATTTTCCTAAAACACAGAAAGCATTCCATTCTGACCCTCCCTCCGGCCCCCTCCCTGAGATCAGGGAGGGGGAGTCAGGGGGTGGATCAAAAAGAGGCCGTGCCTCACTATTCAGAAATATTGCTTTTCCTATAAAAATTCCAGTAGAGTCAAATGATTAAACCGTCCTGTGAATTTGCACCAATTTACACAACATCAGAAAGTGCCATTCCATTGAAAAATGAGAAAAGTTGTAATCGTAATTTCTACGAAAGCCCCATTGAATGCAACACCTCTCCGGTGACCCGCGGGATGTCATTAAACGACTCCACCACGTGGGCACCTACTTCTTTGAGCCGCTTTACCTTTCCTTCGTAGGTTCCCCGCCCCCCTTCAATAATGGCCCCGGCATGAGAAAATCGGGTTCCCTCTTTGGCCGCTTTTCCGCCAATGTAGGCAATAAGCGGTTTGGTAAACTCACCCTTTTCAATCAGATCGGCTACCTGTTCTTCCTGAGATGTCCCAATCTCGCCAAACATGACCACCGCCTTCGTTTCCGGATCCTGCTCAAATCGTTTCATGATTTCCGGATGAGGCAGGCCTACGATCGGATCGCCTCCCACATGCACAATGGTACTCAACCCAATCCCGCTTTTCGACAAATAGTACGCAATGGACGATGTAATTCCTCCGCTCCGGGACGAAACACCCACATGACCGGGCTTAAACCATTGCCTGGCCGATTTCGCTCGTCCTCCCATCATGCCCAGCACCGCCTTGCCCGGACTGAGCAGACCCAGCGTATTGGGACCCACAAAACTGGCCCCCGTTGAGCGTGCGGCCTTTACAATTTCGAGCACGTCGTAAATCGGAACGCGATCCGGGACCAGTACCAGCAGCTTAATGCCTGATTCAAGAGCCTCCAGGGCCGAGTTTTTGACAATCGGTGCCGGAACGAAGACCACGCTCACGTCGATTTGACCCACATTTTCCTGAGCCTCTTCGATTGTATCAAACACAGGAACCCCGTGAACCTGCATTCCCCCCTTACCGGGCGTCACACCTGCAACCACCTGCGTCCCGTAATCCAACATCAATTGGGTACGCGCCTGGCCTTCCCGCCCCGTAATTCCCTGCACCAGAACCTTTTTTGTTTTATCGATCAGAATCGACATTGTTCCTCCAAAATCCAGTTTTCTTACGGTACTCTTCCAAACCCGGAATCGGCAAATCGATGAAAGCGCCCTTATTCCCTTCAAATTCGCAGGCCAATTCGCAGGCCAAACACTCCGTGCATTTGCCCTTTTTGGCCTCCTCTTCTGCGATGGCCAGAACCGGAAACTCACCGTCCAATTTCAGGATTTCCGGCTGGCAGGCCGCAATGCACGCTTTCGATTCACAGGTCTGGCATTTGGCGTAATCAAATGTCACGCTTCCTGTAAGCGTTTGAAAGGTGTAAGGCTTCTCAGCCGTCGGTTTCACAAAGGGCTTAGGGGGCTCGCCGGATTCCTTGTACGTATCTACCAAAAGTCGCAGTCGCTCCGCGCAATAATCAGCAGAATCGTCTTTTTTGTACCCTTCAACCGGGGCCGGTAAATCCTTGGTGTATTTTGTCAAAATCTCTACGGCAAGGTCTTCTTCATTTCCCCCCAAACGAATAACGGCCGGAACGGAAAGCCGCTCCTCCCTGAAGGCCTTAACCAGCCCCCTGGCCGAATGGAATTGCTCCTGACTGGCCACACCCGATCCCGAACCAAAATACCCGTCTATTCCCTTTTGCGAAAGAATAATTTTTGCCGCCCGGTACACCTTGGATGCCGGAGGATTTCCGCTGGTGTCCGTAAAATTCGCGATCTTGAATCCCTGTTTATTCACGGCATCCATCGACATCATGGAACCACCGCCGCCGGCGCCATGAAACCCGATGTACCCTTCTCCCTTTTTGAACCCCTGCTCCAATTGAATAAAATAGAAGGTTCCCCGATAATCATTTTTTTCCACTTTGTAGGCAATTTTCTCAAGCTCCGTGGGCGGATGATCGAACTCCCGGGCAATTTCTATTCCCAGCTCCGGGTGGCGGTAGATGGCATAGTCATCGATGGTTAACCGGCAATCTGCAGCAAAAATGGTCCCGTCTTCCGTCAGAACAAGAGGATTGATTTCGGCCGCGCGTGCGTCGTACTTTTTGGCGATTTTCCACAATCCGACCAACACATTGGCAATGTGCACCTGCAATTTTCCGTGGATGCCCGTTTTGCGAACCAGATTTCTCGTCTGGTAATCCCGCAATCCCGTCAGAACATCGATGGACATTTTGCCCAATTTGTCCGGATGTGCCTTTGCAATTTCCTCAATCCCGGTTCCTCCGACGGAGCTGAACAGAATCAGCGGGGATTTCGAGGTGTCGTCGATGATAATTCCCGTGTAAAATTCCTCTTGAATGGCCAGCTTTTCTTCGACCAACACCTTTTCCACACGAAATCCCTTGACAGACAGGCGAAACAGGTCTTCTGCTTTTTCAAACGCTTCGTCTGCCGTATCAGCAAACTGAATGCCCCCAAGAGAGGCCCGTTTTGTCGTCCACATCTGGGCTTTTAAAACGACAGGCTTTCCGATTTCAGCAGCAATCTCTTTGACCTCCCCGGGCGAGGAGGCAACCCTTCCCTCCGGAACTGAAATCTTAAACGCCTTCAGCAATTCTTTTCCTTGATATTCAAATAATCGTGCCACGTTTTTCCTCTATTATTTTTTCTGGGTTTTCATGTCAACCGGATCAAAAATAGATGCAGCATCCCGTATATGGAAAATATTGAATTCCTGCGATTTTGTCAACAAGATATTCGTTAATTTTGCATCCTAAGATCAGCGGTTCCCGTACTCCACACACAAATCCTTCAAGAAGCATTCCTCACACTTGGGCGCACGGGAGGTGCAGACTTTTCTCCCGTGTTCAATCAACAGATGCGAAAACAGGGTCCAGTCGCTGCGGGGAATTTTCTGCATAAGAATTTTTTCGATTTTTTCAGGATTTTTCTCCCCTGTCAGACCCAATCGCCGCGAAAGCCTGCCCACGTGCGTATCCACCACGACGCCCACATTTTTTCCAAAGGCATTTCCCAGAACGACATTTGCTGTCTTCCGTCCCACGCCCGGCAGCCGGACAAGCGCCTCCAGGGAATCGGGAACCTCGCCGCCGTGTTTCCCGACAATGATTTTACAGGATTCCTGAATGCTCCTGGCTTTTTGATGATAAAACCCCGTCGAACGAATGATTTCCTCCAGTTTTTCGATGGGAACCTCAGCCAGGTCGCGCGCTGTGGGGTAGTTCCTAAACAGCTTCGGGGTCACCTTGTTGACCCGTTCGTCGGTGCACTGGGCGGAAAGAATGGTGGCCACCAGCAATTGGACCGGTGTTTTGAAGTCCAGCGTGCAGGTCGCATCCGGGTAAACTTTTTTCAGGCGATCCAATACCTCGATTGCATGGCTGTCCCCTTTTTCCGGTTCCGAATCGGTTTCGGGGACAACCCAATAATTCACCACGGCGTCAGGCTTACCCAAGAATGGAATATCCTCCATCTACAATAATGGTCTGTCCCTGAATCATTTTTGCCAGATCGGAACAGAGCAAAATGGCCACATTCGCCACATCTTCCGGGGTAGTCAGACGGCCGGCCGGGGTTCGTTTCAGGGATTCTCTCAGAATGTCCTCCCGATTGGGAAAATGTTTGAGCGCATCCGTATCCACAACACCCGCGGAAATTGCATTCACCCGAATATTTTTCGGGGCCAATTCCACCGCCAAATGCCGAACAATGGATTCCAGAGCCGCCTTCGACGCACCCACAGCCGTGTAATTGGGAATAGCTCGAATGGCTCCCAAACTGGACACGGCAATGATAATTCCTTCGGAATCCGGTTTCTTGATGGCGTAAAAATGCTGGGCCAGAGGGATAAGCGTGGCAGCGTTGATGTCCATGGTCCAGTGCCAGTGCCGCATGGTAAGCTCAAGAGCCGGTCTCAGCACGCCGGAGGCCGCATTGCTGACCAGAATATCCAGATGACCAAACTCCTTTTCGATTTCCCCAAACATGGCCGTTATTTGATCTTGTTCCGCCACGTTGGCCTTGAGAATCAGGGCACGACGCCCGGCATTTTCAATCATTTTGGCCGTTTCCAGGGCCCGTGTATTTTGCCTGAGATAGTTGATGGCCACATCCGCACCCGCTTCCGCCAAACGCACGGCAATGGCTCGCCCAATGCCACGTGACCCTCCCGTAACAAGAGCTTTTTTTCCTTTGAGATCCTGCAGCATATGTCCTCCCAAAACATCCTGTTTTTCGAAATGAATTCTTACAAATACCGTAGAATAGATAAAAAGAAAGCGGATTCACCATCCGCTGACAACATAAGCATCTTCTCATTTTTCTTTTAAATTATACAAATTACAAACAAAAAAATCAAGACTTATTTAACCTGCATTATTCACAAATTTTCGCCATGAAGACCCTGAGTCACGAAGGTTATCATAATTAAAATAAGCGGACGAATTAGTGAATCTTCACCACGATGATCGTCAGATCATCTTCAAGATAATCCTTTTGTGTGAAATTGGAAACTGCCTTTAAAATGGCCTTCCGAATCTGGTAGGCACCCAGGTTGTGCTTGGTAATGAGGATGTCCAGAAGCAAAGCCATCTCAAAGAATTCTCCTTTGGGATTGCTGGCTTCAATGAGTCCGTCCGTGTAAAAAAACAACAGATCACCGGATTTCAGCCGGATCTTTTCGCGCCGGTAGGGCGGATTTTTCACAAATCCCAGAACCGTACCGCCCGTTTCAAGAAATTTTATCCGGCCCGTCTGTGTAATTAAGATCGGTGGATTATGCCCGGCGTTGCAGAACTCAAGGATTTTCTCTTTGGGATTTAATTCTGCCAGAAAAAAGGTGGCATATTTTCCCGGCAGTGTGTGTTCATAAAGAATTCGATTCAATCGGGCAACCAGACGATCGACTGTCCAATTTTCATTAATGCGGCTTTTAAAGGCCGAATACAGGGATGCCATCATCAGGGCGGCCGGCGCCCCTTTCCCCGAAACATCGCCGATGCAAATGCTGATATCACCCTTTTTCAAACGGGCAATATCGTAAAAATCACCGCTGACCAACCGGGAAGGAAGATTCACGGCTGAAAATTCATATCCCGGTACACGCGGCAGGCGCTTCGGAAGCAATGTCTTTTGAATTTCCCGGGCCAGACGCATTTCCCGCTCAAGCATTTGTTGTTCCATCAAACGCTGGTGAAGGCGGGCATTTTCAATGGCAATAGCCGCGTGGCCGGCCAGCGCTTCCAGAAGGGATAAATCGGATTCCACAAATGCGTTCTCTTTGTCCGATTCAATATTGAGAACACCAATAATTTTCCGCCGCCAATAGAGCGGTGCAATGAGCTCCGACCGCGTCTCTTTCCGGGCAATAATATAGCGCTTTTCCTTGAGAACATTGTTGATAATAAGCCCTCTCCCCGATTTGGCAACCACCCCAATCAATCCCCGACCCACCTTTAGATCGGCCTTTTTAACCGCCTCGGCATCGTAGCCGCGCAATATTTCCGGATGAATATTGCCTTTTTTGTCCGTCAGGAAAATCCCCGCGGCATCATACGGAATCACTTGACGAACCGAATCGATAATCAAATTTAACACTTCATCCAGCTCGATTGAGGAACTGATCTTCTTGGCCACCTCCAGGAGGAGCGTTTTCTCAAGGGACTCCCGTTGAATTTGCCGATAAAGACGGGCATTTTCAATGGAAACAGAAACCTGCAATCCCAGAAATCCCAGGAATTCGAGTGTTTTGTGATCAATGCTTCCGGGCTGCTCCAATTCAATCATAATAAAGCCGATCAACTGCTCCGAATGGACCAGCGGAACAACGAGAATAGAATCGGCTTCAAGTGTTGTGCCTTTGGTCGCAACCAGATTTCGGTTCACTATGAGCGGCTCCAGACCGTGCTTTTCGAATTCCTGCTGTATTCTGGGAGCCACTATCTCCTTAAGAGAGACATAGGCCTCCCGACTGTACCCGCGTGTAACCTCATATTCAAT
Proteins encoded:
- a CDS encoding citryl-CoA lyase, which gives rise to MDDLHWKTAITKIEPNKISVRGYPVDELMGSISFPQAVYLILKGELPPENVGKLVEAMLVSSIDHGATPPSTLAAITIASTGAPLNSALAGGILAISKWHGGAIEECMTILHKVEESAKTETLSFQEAADRLVKSYREKKMKISGYGHRFHTQDPRSKKLFQLAEELGVAGTYVEIARALEGAIESNLGKKLPINVDGAIATMLCELDFPSELANAFFIMARIPGLVAHIYEEQTRYKPMRKIHPADHEYDGPEERHLNES
- a CDS encoding succinate--CoA ligase subunit alpha encodes the protein MSILIDKTKKVLVQGITGREGQARTQLMLDYGTQVVAGVTPGKGGMQVHGVPVFDTIEEAQENVGQIDVSVVFVPAPIVKNSALEALESGIKLLVLVPDRVPIYDVLEIVKAARSTGASFVGPNTLGLLSPGKAVLGMMGGRAKSARQWFKPGHVGVSSRSGGITSSIAYYLSKSGIGLSTIVHVGGDPIVGLPHPEIMKRFEQDPETKAVVMFGEIGTSQEEQVADLIEKGEFTKPLIAYIGGKAAKEGTRFSHAGAIIEGGRGTYEGKVKRLKEVGAHVVESFNDIPRVTGEVLHSMGLS
- a CDS encoding succinyl-CoA synthetase subunit beta, whose protein sequence is MARLFEYQGKELLKAFKISVPEGRVASSPGEVKEIAAEIGKPVVLKAQMWTTKRASLGGIQFADTADEAFEKAEDLFRLSVKGFRVEKVLVEEKLAIQEEFYTGIIIDDTSKSPLILFSSVGGTGIEEIAKAHPDKLGKMSIDVLTGLRDYQTRNLVRKTGIHGKLQVHIANVLVGLWKIAKKYDARAAEINPLVLTEDGTIFAADCRLTIDDYAIYRHPELGIEIAREFDHPPTELEKIAYKVEKNDYRGTFYFIQLEQGFKKGEGYIGFHGAGGGGSMMSMDAVNKQGFKIANFTDTSGNPPASKVYRAAKIILSQKGIDGYFGSGSGVASQEQFHSARGLVKAFREERLSVPAVIRLGGNEEDLAVEILTKYTKDLPAPVEGYKKDDSADYCAERLRLLVDTYKESGEPPKPFVKPTAEKPYTFQTLTGSVTFDYAKCQTCESKACIAACQPEILKLDGEFPVLAIAEEEAKKGKCTECLACELACEFEGNKGAFIDLPIPGLEEYRKKTGFWRNNVDSDR
- the nth gene encoding endonuclease III, giving the protein MEDIPFLGKPDAVVNYWVVPETDSEPEKGDSHAIEVLDRLKKVYPDATCTLDFKTPVQLLVATILSAQCTDERVNKVTPKLFRNYPTARDLAEVPIEKLEEIIRSTGFYHQKARSIQESCKIIVGKHGGEVPDSLEALVRLPGVGRKTANVVLGNAFGKNVGVVVDTHVGRLSRRLGLTGEKNPEKIEKILMQKIPRSDWTLFSHLLIEHGRKVCTSRAPKCEECFLKDLCVEYGNR
- the fabL gene encoding enoyl-[acyl-carrier-protein] reductase FabL, with the translated sequence MLQDLKGKKALVTGGSRGIGRAIAVRLAEAGADVAINYLRQNTRALETAKMIENAGRRALILKANVAEQDQITAMFGEIEKEFGHLDILVSNAASGVLRPALELTMRHWHWTMDINAATLIPLAQHFYAIKKPDSEGIIIAVSSLGAIRAIPNYTAVGASKAALESIVRHLAVELAPKNIRVNAISAGVVDTDALKHFPNREDILRESLKRTPAGRLTTPEDVANVAILLCSDLAKMIQGQTIIVDGGYSILG
- a CDS encoding SpoIIE family protein phosphatase; this translates as MKVRLLASQEKEITRSLWKIISSNLQIYSLMNAVLDLFQEIYPYKKAAIFILCRMKKVIEYEVTRGYSREAYVSLKEIVAPRIQQEFEKHGLEPLIVNRNLVATKGTTLEADSILVVPLVHSEQLIGFIMIELEQPGSIDHKTLEFLGFLGLQVSVSIENARLYRQIQRESLEKTLLLEVAKKISSSIELDEVLNLIIDSVRQVIPYDAAGIFLTDKKGNIHPEILRGYDAEAVKKADLKVGRGLIGVVAKSGRGLIINNVLKEKRYIIARKETRSELIAPLYWRRKIIGVLNIESDKENAFVESDLSLLEALAGHAAIAIENARLHQRLMEQQMLEREMRLAREIQKTLLPKRLPRVPGYEFSAVNLPSRLVSGDFYDIARLKKGDISICIGDVSGKGAPAALMMASLYSAFKSRINENWTVDRLVARLNRILYEHTLPGKYATFFLAELNPKEKILEFCNAGHNPPILITQTGRIKFLETGGTVLGFVKNPPYRREKIRLKSGDLLFFYTDGLIEASNPKGEFFEMALLLDILITKHNLGAYQIRKAILKAVSNFTQKDYLEDDLTIIVVKIH